A stretch of Leptospira terpstrae serovar Hualin str. LT 11-33 = ATCC 700639 DNA encodes these proteins:
- a CDS encoding chemotaxis protein CheW has translation MAGILGEYTEVFLEESEDQIEELNSNLVKLEKDHENPEIINDIFRAAHSLKSSSAFVGLYNLSDLSHTMENLLQKIREGSLEINVKLVNLLFECFDLIKQVIEGVANGVKVETPFTDMIKKLQDYEAAPTQTGVSSSTPKSNTQGKSTENSTSSITLTEEEISEIRQSLKEDSDLTAFVVNLKLKDDTPMQNLRLLLILQSVKQSGGIIKCNPSEDALDNGQGSFALSFVTVTKLNKHELHVQCNIDMVDSLSVEEIKLPETEMEALEKRSESSSAQTANHPLGQSDLEDKHLSKGSANFDKAVTDSKVVMRTIKVSSDKLDQLMNNVGELVITNSGFQKIYDDLVAQFGEDSLFNELKGKIDQINRISKDLQTGIMNIRMVPIGSVFNRFTRLIRDLSLETGKQVNLVLRGENTELDKKVIDAIGEPLIHLIRNSVDHGIESPSERRAAGKPEEGTVELNAYQGGSNILVEIRDDGKGLNKDKILKKAIERGLVNESDAQNLSESDIFQFIFAPGFSTADKISDISGRGVGMNVVNKLIEEFKGKILIHSEEGKGSSFTLSFPQALAIIPSILVIMEEEVYAFPLSEVSETIKVNLDQITTLEGHEIINLRGEVLPIYRLNRILGLADKQEMVEVPVVIVNYKTRKLGFMVDDLIGKHETVIKSLGKNFKDIQGLTGATIMGDGTIILVLDIPGLVEIAADKVDWTDQLVAGEMMKRASTIRSLEMSDSEFMFKSNHPTNRYNAKLIELRAKDKSRVKKDKHKIEKHIIVPKEEVYAEEPATNLKITTEVIKTETVVNGDSNESSNASTATLVIDHKTDEIHRLADVAKIENVKLTEREQAAEIIKGFVEQKEERLNQVAALNSDAINEIMSSKDIKKLENIVNTGMMNAGVVLSQLVGKDVELFIPEIKLTDREGLAKEFRYSMDQFFGMKIRMTGDLNGNLLMMFSEENGSEIAKELLGSEDAKYAEGSHHKLSEDMVSVLSEISNIVCSSVMNSLSNKLKKEILPSVPEMITGSFMDVIDIVKPERTKFLSMHTEFNHQGSNLIGVLVFLPDFDELVDLIHKS, from the coding sequence TTTGAATGTTTTGATCTCATTAAACAGGTAATCGAAGGTGTTGCCAATGGGGTAAAGGTTGAAACACCATTTACGGATATGATTAAAAAACTCCAGGACTATGAGGCAGCTCCGACGCAAACTGGTGTTAGTTCTAGCACTCCAAAGTCCAATACACAAGGAAAGTCTACCGAAAATTCTACTTCGTCCATCACTCTTACAGAGGAAGAAATTTCCGAAATTCGCCAGTCTTTAAAAGAAGATAGCGATCTTACTGCCTTTGTCGTAAATTTGAAGTTAAAAGACGATACTCCGATGCAGAACTTACGGTTACTCCTCATTTTGCAATCGGTCAAACAATCTGGTGGAATCATCAAATGTAATCCTTCCGAAGATGCCTTAGACAATGGCCAAGGAAGTTTTGCACTTTCCTTTGTAACTGTCACAAAGCTTAACAAACACGAGTTGCATGTTCAGTGTAATATTGACATGGTGGATTCACTTTCTGTAGAAGAAATCAAACTTCCAGAAACAGAAATGGAAGCCCTTGAAAAAAGGTCTGAATCTTCTTCTGCACAAACGGCAAACCATCCTTTAGGCCAATCAGACTTAGAAGATAAACATTTATCTAAAGGTTCAGCTAACTTTGATAAAGCGGTTACTGATTCTAAGGTGGTGATGAGAACCATCAAAGTTTCTTCGGATAAACTTGACCAACTGATGAATAACGTTGGAGAACTTGTGATTACCAACTCTGGATTCCAAAAGATCTACGATGATTTGGTGGCACAGTTTGGTGAAGATTCACTTTTTAATGAACTCAAAGGCAAAATCGATCAAATCAATCGAATTTCCAAAGACTTACAAACTGGAATTATGAATATTCGAATGGTTCCGATTGGATCTGTATTCAACAGGTTCACAAGACTCATTCGTGATCTTTCTTTAGAAACGGGAAAACAAGTAAATCTTGTTTTACGTGGTGAAAACACAGAACTAGATAAAAAAGTAATCGATGCAATTGGGGAACCACTCATCCATCTCATTCGGAATTCGGTAGATCATGGAATTGAATCTCCTTCGGAAAGAAGGGCAGCAGGCAAACCGGAAGAAGGAACTGTTGAACTCAATGCTTACCAAGGTGGATCGAATATCCTGGTAGAAATTCGTGACGATGGTAAGGGTTTAAACAAAGACAAAATTCTGAAAAAAGCAATCGAACGTGGGCTTGTGAATGAATCCGATGCACAAAACCTTTCGGAGTCCGATATCTTCCAATTTATCTTTGCTCCTGGTTTTTCCACTGCCGATAAAATTTCTGATATTTCTGGACGTGGTGTGGGGATGAACGTAGTCAATAAACTCATAGAAGAGTTTAAGGGCAAAATCCTCATCCATTCCGAAGAAGGAAAGGGCTCTTCCTTTACTCTTTCTTTCCCACAAGCACTTGCGATCATTCCATCTATCCTTGTAATTATGGAAGAGGAAGTGTATGCTTTCCCTCTATCAGAAGTTTCTGAAACGATCAAAGTCAATTTGGACCAAATCACAACTCTCGAAGGACACGAGATCATCAATTTACGCGGAGAAGTATTGCCGATCTACCGTTTGAACCGTATCCTTGGGCTTGCCGACAAACAAGAGATGGTGGAAGTCCCTGTTGTCATCGTGAATTACAAAACGAGAAAACTAGGATTCATGGTAGATGATCTGATCGGAAAACATGAAACCGTAATCAAATCTTTAGGTAAAAACTTCAAAGACATCCAAGGGCTAACAGGTGCCACCATCATGGGTGATGGAACCATCATTCTTGTTTTGGACATTCCAGGCCTTGTGGAAATTGCGGCGGACAAAGTAGATTGGACGGATCAGTTAGTTGCCGGTGAGATGATGAAACGGGCCTCAACCATTCGTTCTCTTGAGATGTCTGATTCTGAATTTATGTTCAAATCCAATCATCCTACCAACCGTTATAATGCGAAGTTGATAGAATTACGTGCAAAAGACAAATCACGTGTTAAAAAAGATAAACATAAAATAGAAAAACATATCATTGTTCCAAAAGAAGAGGTGTATGCAGAAGAACCTGCAACCAACCTCAAAATCACAACGGAAGTAATCAAAACAGAAACTGTTGTCAATGGTGACTCAAACGAGTCTTCTAATGCCTCTACAGCAACCCTAGTCATTGATCACAAAACAGATGAAATCCATCGTCTGGCAGATGTGGCAAAAATTGAAAATGTCAAGCTGACTGAAAGGGAACAAGCCGCAGAAATCATTAAAGGTTTTGTGGAACAAAAAGAAGAAAGATTAAATCAAGTGGCTGCATTGAATTCTGATGCAATCAACGAGATCATGTCTTCTAAAGATATCAAAAAATTGGAAAACATTGTGAACACGGGTATGATGAATGCTGGTGTTGTTCTATCTCAGTTAGTTGGAAAAGATGTAGAACTTTTTATTCCTGAAATCAAACTTACCGATCGTGAAGGATTAGCTAAAGAATTTCGATATTCAATGGATCAGTTTTTTGGAATGAAGATTCGAATGACTGGAGATCTCAACGGAAATCTACTTATGATGTTTTCTGAAGAAAACGGATCTGAAATTGCAAAAGAACTTCTTGGATCTGAAGATGCAAAGTATGCTGAAGGTAGCCATCACAAACTATCTGAAGATATGGTTTCTGTATTATCGGAAATTTCCAATATTGTTTGTTCGAGTGTGATGAACTCTCTTTCTAATAAATTAAAAAAAGAAATTTTGCCTTCGGTTCCAGAAATGATTACCGGAAGTTTTATGGATGTGATCGACATTGTAAAACCGGAACGGACAAAGTTTTTATCCATGCATACAGAATTTAATCACCAAGGTAGTAACCTAATTGGTGTTTTGGTATTCTTACCTGATTTTGACGAACTGGTAGATTTAATTCATAAATCATGA
- a CDS encoding DUF1343 domain-containing protein, which translates to MKFLKNIFKLSGCKAAILTNQSAFGFHGKYHFQTYAEIFDLKTIFLPEHGLFAELQDQVSGDELQYLFGGMQIVNLYGKEEKSLVPPRSSLTNVDVVIIDIKDVGSRYYTFLTTAYYILGELSRLKKETGKAPLFLVVDSPNPIGKKIEGTPLQKEFESFVGVTSVLHRHGLTPGGLLSYYNETFELKVDVVVVPVGVIHPKSFSNLEWVPPSPNIPTQNTCLVYPGMCLLEGTNLSEGRGTTKPFETFGAPYLVGKPKEELDKRMLSHQLETFRLRNLRFLPTFHKYANKICEGYQLMVLKPKQFHSLYFVLFFLKQLADLFPNEFEYLKGVYEFRSDRPAIELLAGDATLLDYLNGKLTDSDLEIYLKESENRWAKAIKPFRY; encoded by the coding sequence ATGAAATTTTTAAAAAATATATTTAAGTTAAGCGGATGTAAGGCGGCAATTCTTACAAACCAAAGTGCTTTTGGTTTTCACGGAAAATACCACTTCCAAACCTATGCGGAAATTTTTGATCTAAAAACTATATTTTTACCGGAACATGGACTCTTTGCTGAGTTACAAGACCAGGTTAGCGGAGATGAACTGCAATACCTATTCGGGGGTATGCAGATTGTAAATCTCTATGGAAAAGAAGAAAAAAGTCTAGTTCCACCCCGAAGTTCATTAACCAACGTTGATGTAGTGATTATTGATATTAAAGATGTAGGCTCTCGATATTATACTTTTCTAACTACCGCTTATTATATCTTAGGTGAGCTCTCTCGGCTAAAAAAAGAAACGGGTAAGGCCCCTCTTTTTTTGGTGGTGGATTCCCCAAATCCTATTGGTAAAAAAATTGAAGGCACTCCTTTACAAAAAGAATTTGAGTCTTTTGTTGGAGTCACATCCGTCTTACATAGACATGGACTCACTCCTGGGGGACTATTATCATATTATAATGAAACGTTTGAGTTGAAAGTGGATGTCGTGGTAGTTCCTGTGGGCGTGATTCATCCAAAATCATTTTCTAATTTGGAATGGGTTCCACCTTCTCCTAACATTCCGACACAAAACACCTGCTTGGTGTATCCAGGGATGTGTTTATTAGAAGGAACAAACCTATCCGAAGGACGTGGAACTACCAAACCTTTTGAAACCTTCGGAGCACCGTATCTTGTAGGGAAACCAAAAGAAGAATTGGACAAACGAATGTTGTCTCACCAACTGGAAACCTTCCGATTGCGAAACTTACGTTTTTTACCCACCTTTCATAAATATGCAAATAAGATTTGTGAAGGATACCAGTTGATGGTATTAAAACCAAAACAATTCCATTCCCTGTATTTTGTTTTATTTTTTTTGAAACAACTGGCGGATTTATTTCCCAATGAATTCGAATATTTGAAAGGAGTGTATGAGTTCCGTTCTGACAGGCCGGCCATAGAACTTCTCGCGGGAGATGCTACACTATTAGACTATTTGAACGGAAAACTCACTGATTCTGACCTGGAAATCTATTTGAAAGAATCAGAAAATCGTTGGGCAAAAGCCATAAAACCGTTTCGTTACTAA
- a CDS encoding protein-glutamate methylesterase/protein-glutamine glutaminase codes for MNKKPTVAIIDDSLLVRNILSDALTKKDEVQVIATGKTGMDCIDLAGKLKPDFIVLDIEMPIMDGLTALAEIKKLKLPSHVIMLSVLTQHGADATFKALELGAVDFIPKPSSGNQFSPEDIAAVLSAKIKGFSDSKLPSIETLVRPERTERQLNKSFQKPIKVEAIGIGTSTGGPKALQTVFASIPEDFAKPIFVVQHMPAGFTKAFADRLNTLSKIQVKEAEDGDLVQSGTAYIAPGDYQMKVVTKGKDHVIELTHTGQVNGHRPSIEVLFDSLVDAYGGDHLLSMIMTGMGKDGSQAIANIHAKGGITLAQNEATSVVYGMNRVAVELGGIDFVLPVDELVPKMIELLKSRGN; via the coding sequence ATGAATAAAAAACCAACTGTTGCCATTATAGACGACTCACTTCTCGTGAGGAATATATTAAGTGATGCCCTCACCAAAAAGGATGAAGTGCAGGTGATTGCTACCGGTAAAACCGGAATGGATTGTATTGATTTAGCGGGTAAATTAAAACCAGACTTTATTGTTTTAGATATAGAGATGCCAATCATGGATGGTCTCACCGCATTGGCAGAAATTAAAAAATTAAAACTGCCAAGCCATGTGATCATGCTTTCTGTACTGACCCAACATGGTGCTGATGCAACGTTCAAAGCATTGGAACTAGGTGCAGTGGACTTCATTCCCAAGCCATCCAGTGGAAACCAGTTCTCACCGGAAGATATAGCTGCGGTTTTGTCCGCAAAAATCAAAGGATTTTCAGATTCTAAACTGCCTAGTATCGAAACTTTGGTTCGACCAGAGCGTACGGAACGCCAATTAAATAAAAGTTTTCAAAAACCAATCAAAGTAGAGGCTATCGGAATTGGGACCTCCACTGGAGGACCTAAAGCTTTGCAGACTGTTTTTGCAAGTATTCCCGAGGACTTTGCAAAACCAATCTTTGTGGTACAACATATGCCTGCAGGATTTACGAAGGCATTTGCAGACAGATTGAATACCTTGTCTAAAATACAGGTGAAAGAAGCGGAAGATGGCGATCTTGTCCAATCGGGAACCGCTTACATTGCTCCCGGCGATTACCAAATGAAGGTGGTCACAAAGGGAAAGGATCATGTCATTGAACTCACCCACACAGGTCAGGTCAATGGGCACAGGCCTTCCATAGAAGTATTGTTTGATAGTCTGGTAGATGCTTACGGTGGAGACCACCTTTTATCCATGATCATGACTGGTATGGGAAAAGATGGGTCGCAAGCAATTGCCAACATTCACGCCAAGGGAGGTATTACTCTGGCGCAGAATGAAGCAACATCGGTAGTTTACGGAATGAACCGTGTTGCAGTGGAATTGGGAGGAATTGATTTTGTTCTTCCGGTGGATGAATTAGTACCAAAGATGATTGAATTATTAAAGTCGAGAGGGAATTAA
- a CDS encoding segregation and condensation protein A, which produces MSQTPEFIVRWQNQDGGLTEGPLTVLWSLIDSYKVDIFEVSLSRITSDFIQFLRTSQSLSIELTSEFAVMAAHLVYLKSKALLPDPGFEEEDYDPPLPKELVDKLLEHKKFQIAGQRLAELDRLTAGMFTRETNQVLDETEVWLDVSLVDLISAFNSILEQESSNEVEDLLPIYEGVAQYSVEDKMAYLQNLLEKTGEIHFMDLFETEKPEKKEIVAAFLAVLEVVKIRVCKVLQHAVFGEIKIVKV; this is translated from the coding sequence GTGTCCCAAACCCCGGAGTTTATCGTCCGGTGGCAGAACCAGGACGGAGGATTGACAGAAGGACCGCTAACGGTTCTATGGTCTCTGATTGATAGTTATAAGGTGGATATTTTTGAAGTCTCCCTTTCGCGTATCACATCCGATTTCATTCAATTTTTGAGAACGAGTCAGTCTTTGTCGATTGAACTTACATCTGAGTTTGCCGTGATGGCAGCTCATTTGGTATATTTAAAATCAAAAGCATTATTGCCTGACCCTGGTTTTGAGGAAGAGGATTATGATCCTCCACTCCCGAAAGAACTAGTCGATAAACTATTAGAACACAAAAAATTCCAAATAGCCGGACAACGTTTGGCGGAACTGGACCGGTTGACCGCAGGTATGTTTACCCGGGAAACCAACCAAGTGTTGGATGAAACGGAAGTTTGGTTGGACGTAAGTCTTGTGGATCTTATCTCTGCGTTTAATTCCATTTTGGAACAGGAAAGTTCCAATGAGGTAGAAGATCTTTTACCCATCTACGAGGGTGTGGCCCAATACTCCGTAGAAGACAAAATGGCATATTTGCAAAATCTCTTAGAAAAAACCGGAGAAATCCATTTTATGGATTTGTTTGAAACAGAAAAACCGGAAAAAAAAGAAATCGTCGCTGCCTTCCTTGCCGTATTAGAAGTTGTTAAAATCCGAGTTTGCAAAGTTCTCCAACATGCAGTTTTCGGTGAAATCAAAATAGTCAAGGTTTAG
- the scpB gene encoding SMC-Scp complex subunit ScpB, with the protein MEERTYTKGLLEALLFLSSDPIKLSALAKSAGIEKTEARELLDELILDYQEKEGGFLLREIAGGYQFITNQKYSEILAHIFKDKKRETLSRGTLDTLAIIAYKQPITLTELDEIRGVSSRAMVASLMSKKLVKAVGQKEVPGRPTLYGTTNEFLLHFGLSKLTDLPTPVEVKELKFEEFSPESIIVTDETEMNPDFDLSTLPDELQEEA; encoded by the coding sequence TTGGAAGAAAGAACTTATACTAAGGGCCTTCTTGAGGCGCTTCTCTTTTTGTCTTCGGATCCGATCAAATTGTCTGCACTTGCCAAGTCCGCCGGGATCGAAAAAACAGAAGCCCGAGAACTCCTAGACGAACTCATTCTCGATTACCAAGAAAAAGAAGGTGGTTTTTTACTTAGAGAAATCGCTGGTGGATACCAATTCATTACCAACCAAAAATACAGCGAAATACTCGCCCATATCTTTAAAGATAAAAAAAGAGAAACCCTCTCTCGGGGAACTTTGGACACTCTGGCAATCATTGCCTACAAACAACCCATCACTTTAACAGAACTAGATGAAATTCGCGGTGTGTCTTCCAGGGCTATGGTGGCAAGCCTTATGTCTAAAAAACTAGTGAAAGCTGTGGGACAAAAAGAAGTTCCAGGAAGACCCACGTTGTATGGCACTACTAACGAATTTTTGTTACACTTTGGCCTAAGTAAACTCACAGACCTTCCAACTCCTGTGGAAGTAAAGGAACTGAAGTTCGAAGAATTTTCTCCCGAATCCATTATTGTTACCGATGAAACGGAAATGAATCCTGATTTTGATTTGAGCACACTGCCAGACGAATTACAAGAAGAGGCCTAA
- a CDS encoding response regulator, protein MARILVVDDAKFMRTLVKDALVGAGHEIVGEAENGNIAVEQYKNLKPDLVTMDITMREKDGIEATKEIIKFDASAKIIMVTALGQEDLLAKAIKMGVKDFVVKPFPPERLQQAAAKALGL, encoded by the coding sequence ATGGCAAGAATTTTGGTTGTAGATGATGCAAAATTCATGAGAACGCTCGTAAAAGATGCGTTAGTTGGAGCAGGTCACGAGATCGTTGGTGAAGCAGAGAATGGTAATATTGCGGTGGAACAATACAAAAACCTCAAACCAGATCTCGTCACAATGGACATTACCATGCGTGAAAAAGATGGGATTGAAGCAACAAAGGAAATTATCAAATTTGATGCTTCTGCCAAAATCATTATGGTAACTGCTCTTGGGCAAGAAGACTTACTGGCCAAAGCAATTAAGATGGGTGTAAAGGATTTTGTAGTAAAACCTTTCCCTCCAGAAAGATTGCAACAAGCAGCAGCAAAAGCACTGGGTCTATAA
- the pheA gene encoding prephenate dehydratase gives MSSAEEELKKLRAGIDSLDIEIIGLIQKRAGFAQEIGRVKKESGGPIYRPDREKDVYEKVTKLSGGPLPASVIRAIYREMMSGTIALEHPLKIGFLGPEGSFSHSAMRSKFGTSIDAAPQTSIPDVFRMVEEGKLDYGVVPVENSTEGQVSSTLDMFLETDLIVYSELYQRISFSLLGFETDLAAVKKIYGIRIGNEQCRNWISANLPNAEVVDTSSTAMAAKLVSERKDGLAIASKIAGEIYNLNVIAEGIEDYSGNTTRFLVIGKTESAKTKEDKTSIVFSIPNQTGSLFAILKTFNDVSVNLTKIESRPLKRNLWEYHFFVDFIGHKEDPKIAELLQKVKSQCTLFKLLGSYPTAGSFPT, from the coding sequence ATGAGTAGTGCAGAAGAAGAATTAAAAAAACTCCGTGCCGGCATTGATTCATTAGATATAGAAATTATTGGGCTGATTCAAAAACGTGCAGGTTTTGCACAAGAAATTGGTCGTGTCAAAAAAGAATCTGGTGGTCCGATCTACCGACCCGATCGTGAAAAAGATGTATATGAAAAGGTAACTAAGTTATCTGGTGGGCCACTCCCGGCTTCTGTGATCCGTGCGATTTACCGGGAGATGATGTCTGGAACCATTGCCTTAGAACACCCGTTAAAGATTGGATTTTTGGGTCCTGAGGGAAGTTTTTCTCATTCTGCTATGCGTTCAAAATTTGGAACCTCCATTGATGCTGCCCCACAAACATCCATCCCGGATGTTTTCCGAATGGTAGAAGAGGGGAAGTTAGATTATGGAGTGGTTCCTGTTGAGAATTCTACTGAAGGACAAGTAAGTTCTACTCTAGATATGTTTTTAGAAACAGATCTTATCGTTTATTCAGAGTTATACCAAAGGATTTCATTTTCATTGTTAGGATTTGAAACTGATCTTGCTGCCGTTAAAAAAATCTATGGAATTCGGATCGGGAATGAACAATGCCGTAATTGGATTTCCGCAAACCTTCCCAATGCAGAAGTAGTCGATACATCTTCCACGGCCATGGCGGCAAAGTTAGTTTCTGAAAGAAAAGACGGGCTTGCGATTGCTTCAAAAATCGCTGGTGAAATTTATAATTTAAATGTGATTGCAGAAGGGATCGAAGATTATTCGGGTAACACCACAAGGTTTTTGGTCATTGGAAAAACGGAATCTGCAAAAACCAAAGAAGATAAAACATCCATTGTATTTTCTATTCCAAACCAAACGGGTTCATTATTTGCGATTTTAAAAACATTCAATGATGTATCGGTCAACCTTACCAAAATTGAATCTAGACCTTTGAAACGGAACTTATGGGAATACCATTTTTTCGTAGATTTTATAGGCCATAAAGAAGATCCAAAAATTGCAGAACTTCTCCAAAAAGTAAAATCACAATGTACATTATTTAAACTTCTCGGTTCGTATCCAACAGCTGGATCCTTTCCCACATGA
- a CDS encoding LemA family protein, whose amino-acid sequence MTRMFRTVFLVSLMATLLTNCGYNRIQELDEEVTASWAEVLNQYKRRADLVPNLVSAVKGFANQEKDIMKGIADARARIGSIQATPELVNNPESLKQFDQAQGQLGSALSRLLMIQENYPQLKSDQHFSDLMAQLEGTENRITVARNRFIKSTKEYNVYIRQFPAVLTAKAFGYDAKATFTVEDQKTIENAPKVEF is encoded by the coding sequence ATGACAAGAATGTTTCGAACCGTTTTTCTAGTTTCCCTTATGGCAACACTGCTTACCAACTGTGGTTACAACCGTATCCAAGAGTTGGATGAAGAAGTCACTGCTTCTTGGGCGGAAGTTCTCAACCAATACAAACGAAGAGCAGATTTAGTTCCCAATTTGGTCTCTGCAGTCAAAGGATTTGCAAACCAAGAAAAAGATATTATGAAAGGGATTGCCGATGCGAGAGCCAGAATTGGTTCTATCCAAGCAACTCCGGAGCTGGTAAACAATCCAGAAAGTTTAAAACAATTTGACCAAGCGCAAGGTCAGTTGGGATCCGCATTGTCTAGACTCCTTATGATCCAAGAAAACTATCCGCAATTAAAATCAGACCAACACTTTTCTGATTTGATGGCACAGTTAGAAGGAACAGAAAATAGAATCACTGTTGCTAGAAATCGATTTATCAAATCAACAAAAGAGTATAATGTTTATATTCGTCAGTTCCCTGCGGTTCTTACTGCCAAAGCCTTTGGTTATGATGCTAAAGCAACTTTTACAGTAGAAGATCAAAAAACGATAGAGAATGCTCCAAAAGTAGAATTCTAA
- a CDS encoding prephenate dehydrogenase has product MNLSKVLIYGMGLMGGSLALSLRKKFPNVAISAVVRSEKSKTIIRSKGLTNEVYLQSEFLSPNWSSYDLVVFSTPVESILKIIPSLPKSGDTIFIDLGSTKETIVSAVENFYGDKTHNYISTHPMCGSEQAGPEAAVADLYVDKLCILTKPKSASNASLEWVRLFWESIGSWTMEMDSKSHDETLANLSHLPHVISTILVNVAGSNATTMKEVMGISRPITGGGFRDMSRIAGSNPDMWISIFKENQSFLRKSIDDFIQQLTAFRDLFSSGLPIDEDKMRKIWELAEETKEQIRKSK; this is encoded by the coding sequence ATGAACCTCTCAAAAGTTTTGATTTATGGCATGGGGCTTATGGGTGGCTCGCTTGCTCTTTCATTACGTAAAAAATTTCCAAACGTTGCCATTTCTGCTGTAGTTCGTTCCGAAAAAAGTAAAACAATAATTAGGTCCAAAGGATTAACAAACGAAGTTTATTTACAATCCGAGTTTTTGTCACCCAATTGGTCTAGCTATGATTTGGTGGTATTTAGTACACCTGTAGAATCAATACTAAAAATCATTCCTAGTTTGCCTAAGTCAGGGGATACCATTTTTATAGATTTGGGATCTACTAAGGAGACCATAGTTTCTGCGGTTGAGAACTTTTACGGTGATAAAACCCACAATTATATTTCAACACACCCTATGTGCGGATCGGAACAAGCAGGCCCTGAGGCAGCGGTCGCAGATCTTTATGTAGATAAACTTTGTATTCTAACAAAACCCAAATCTGCATCTAACGCAAGTTTGGAGTGGGTACGTTTGTTTTGGGAATCCATTGGTTCTTGGACAATGGAGATGGATTCGAAATCTCATGATGAAACTTTGGCAAATTTATCCCATCTTCCTCATGTGATCTCAACGATTCTTGTGAATGTGGCGGGTTCCAATGCCACAACCATGAAAGAGGTAATGGGAATTTCAAGACCGATCACTGGTGGAGGGTTTCGAGATATGTCTAGGATTGCTGGATCCAATCCCGATATGTGGATTTCCATTTTCAAAGAGAATCAAAGTTTTTTACGTAAATCGATCGATGATTTCATCCAACAGCTAACTGCCTTTCGAGATTTGTTCAGTTCTGGTCTTCCCATTGACGAAGACAAAATGCGGAAAATTTGGGAATTGGCTGAGGAAACTAAAGAACAGATTCGAAAGTCAAAATGA